The nucleotide sequence ACGCCGCTACGCGCCGCGTCAGGGCCGGCCGGACGGCGCATGGCCGCCGACGAACAGCCCGAGCTCATCATCCTCGACATCATGATGCCCGGCGAATCCGGTTTCGAGACCTGCGCCAAGCTCACCGCCGACCCGGCCACCACCGACATCCCCATCATCTTCATCTCGGGCCTCGACGACGTGGAAAACAAGGTCCGAGGGCTCAAGCTCGGGGCCGTGGACTACATCACCAAGCCCTTCGCCCGGGAGGAAGTCCTGGCCCGGGTCAAGATCCACATCCGCCTGCGCCGGGGGCTGCGCGCCCTTCTGGCCGAACAGGCGGCCAAGCTGGCCCAGATCCGCGACGCCCAGCAAGCCATCCTCGTGTGCCCGGACGACATCCCCGAAGCCCGCTTCGCCGTGCGCTACGTGCCGGCCCTGGAAGCCGGCGGCGACTTCTACGACGTCTTTCCCTGGAGCGAGACGGTCATGGTCTATTTCGTGGCCGACATCTCGGGCCACGACCTGGGCGCATCGTTTGTCACCTCCTCGCTCAAGGCCCTGGTGCGCCAAAACGCCAACCCGCTCTACACCCCCGTCGAGACGCTCAAGAATATGAACAGCGTGCTCACGTCGTTTCTGCGCGACGGGATGCACCTCACCGCCAGCCTGATATTCCTCAACCGGACCCGTTCCCGCCTGACCCTGGTCAGCGCCGGCCACCCCGCAGCCATCAAGGTCGGCCCGGATGGCACGGTCGAGACCCTGGCCTGCGAAGGCGACGTGCTGGGCGTGTTCGAGTCCGTCCAGTGCGGCCAGATCGAGTGCGCGGTCTCCCCCGGCGACCGGCTCTACCTCTACACCGACGGCCTCATCGAACGCTTCGGCCCCAGCTCCCGGGGCCGGGAGCAGGGCATAGCCGCCCTGCAGGACGCCTGCCGACAGGCCGCTGTCCTGCCCCTGGCCGAGGCCGTGGCGGCCGTAAGCGCCGCCCTTTTGCCCGAAGCCGGCCCGGTCCAGGACGATGTGGTCCTCATGGGCATCGAGGTCTGACGGCCATGTTCGAGGCCCAAACTTCTCCTGACGGCCGCGCCCTGCGCTTTTCCGCCACGTTGGCCATGCTCGACCGGGCCGTGGACGAGGCCGTGGCTTTTTTGGCCTCCCGGCAGGCCCAGGGCAGCCTTTTCGACGTCAAGCTGCTGCTGCGCGAAGCGCTTTTAAACGCCGTGCTCCACGGCAGCCGGTCCGATCCTCTGCGCCAGGTGACCCTGACCCTGGGCTGCGCCGATGGGCAGCTCACCGCCGTGGTCGCCGACCAGGGGCCGGGCTTTGACTGGCGCGCCGCCGCCGACGATCCGCCCTCGCCCGACGCCGAAAGCGGCCGGGGACTGACCATCATGACCCTTTACGCCGACGACGTGCGCTATAACGCCGCCGGCAACCAGGTGACCCTCGTCAAGGCCGTGCCGGGCCTGACGGGTCCCGCATCCGCCCCGGAAGCCCCCGGGGACGACACCGACCGGAGCCCTGCCATGTACGACATCCGCACCATAGACGGCCGCACCGTTCTCACCCCGGCCGGCGACATCGTGGCCTCGGCCGCCGACGGGCTGCGAAACGCCGTCAAGGACCTGCTGCCGGGCCTCGACGGCCCCTTCGCCATGGACCTCTCCAAGGTGGAGCTCATTGATTCCGTGGGCATCGGCCTACTCATCGCCGTCCACAACTCCCTGTCCAAAAAAGGCGGCCGTCTGGCCCTGGACCACGTCAGCCCGGACCTGGCGGCGCTACTTCGCACCATGCGCCTGGACAAGCATTTCTCCATCCAACCGGCCTGATCGCCAAGGAACTGCCATGGACCAGCTGGACGACGAAATCCTGGTCATGTTCATCGAGGACTCCCGGGAGCATCTCGGGAACATCGAGACGGCGCTCATGGACATGGAGCGCCACGGGGCCGACATCGACGAGGAGCTGGTCAACACGGTGTTCCGGGCCGCCCATTCCATCAAGGGCGGAGCCGGCTTTTTAAACTTGGCCAACATCCGGGAGCTGGCCCACCGCCTGGAAAACCTCCTGCACATGATCCGCAGCCGCGAACTGGCCCCGGACACCCGGATCATCAACCAGCTCCTGACCGGCTTCGACCGCCTGCTGGCCCTGGTGGAGCTGGGTCCCCAAAGCGACGCCGAGGACATCGGCGAACTGCTGGCCGCCCTGTCCGGGGTGGCCGAGGAGCATTTCACCACCGAGCAACGCGCCCAGGCCGCGGCCAAGGCCATCATTGCCCTGCCCGGCAGCGCGGCTGCCTTCGAGGCCGACGAACTGAGCCTGCGCCAGGCGGTGCATGGCGGCAAAAACCTCTATCTCGTGGAGTACGACCTTATCCACGACGTCCAGGCTCGGGGCAAAACACCCCTTGACGTCATCACCACCATGGAGTCGAGCGGGCTTATCGTGGACTGCCGCATGGAACTCGCGGCCGTGGGCGACCTCGACGCGCCGCCGGTCAACCGCATCCCCTTTTACGTGCTCTACGCCAGCATCGTCGAACCCGACATCGTGGGCTACCTGTTCGCCCTGGACGTCAGCCGCATCCACCCTGTGGATCTGGACGCCCTGCTGCCGCCGGCCGCCGCCGCGGTCCCGGACGCCCCCGCCCTGGCCCCGGCCCGGGAATTTGGCCCCTGGCTGCTGACCGACGGCCGGCAGGCCGCCGAGGTGCGCCTGGCCCCGGGACAGCTCCCGGAGGCCGCCGCCGCCCGGGAGGCCCTGCTCGCCGCCCTGGCCGCCGGGCGCGACACGCTGCTCGTGTGGCCCCAGGCCCCGGCTTGCGATCTGGCCCTGCTGCAAGTCCTGATCGCCGCCGTGCGCAGCTTCGCCGCCCGGGGCCTGGCCCTGTCCCATGGCGACGCCCCGCCTCCGGCCCTGGCCGAAACCGTCCGACGGGCCGGCCTCGTCCCGCAGGATCTGGCCGACGCCGGACTGCCCGGCGAGCTGTTCGCCACGTCGTTCCAGTAACCACAGGCTGCCCGGCATGGCCGCATAACACGCCTTTGACTGCCTTCGCCGCCTCTGGCGCGCCGGAAACAAGGCAGGCCCAACGGAGGAACGGATGGCTTTTGACGCCGAGACCCGCGCCCTGTTTCAAGAAGAAGTGGCCGAAAACCTCGCCGAACTCGACGGGGCGCTGCTGGAACTGGAAAAAAATCCCCGCGACCACGATCTGATCGATCGGATCTTTCGGGCCGTGCATACCCTCAAGGGAGCCTGCGACATGTTCGGCCTGGTCCAGGTGGTGGCCCTGGCCCATGACCTGGAATCGCTTTTCGACCATGTCCGGGGCGGCTGGCGACGGGTGAGCAAGGAACTCCTCGACGCCGCCTTTGCCGCCAAGGACCGCTTCGCCGCCATGCTGGCCGAAGGGGCCGACCCCGAGGCCGAGGCCGACCCGGCCCTGGCCCAACGCCTCAAGACGCTGCTGCGCACCACGGACATGCCCGACGAGGAACCGGCCGGGCCGGCTCCCGGCCCGGCCACGCCCGCTGCCGACAACAGCCAGGACGACGCCGAACTGGCCGCCGTCCTGGCCGGCATCCTGCCGGAAGCTCCCCAGGCCCCCCATGTCTGGGACATCGTCTTCGCCCCCTCCGACCCTGGCCATCTTTCCTGCAGCGACCCCCTGGCCCTGCTCGACGAGCTGCGAAGCCTTGGGCAGGTGGAGACGCGCTGCGACATAAACGCCGTACCGGACCTGGAAGCCCTCGACCCGACCGACTGCCGGATGCGGTTTTTCCTGCGCCTGACCACCGGACCTGACGCCAACGCCAACGCCCTGCGCGACGTATTCCTGTTCCTGGACAACCCCGGCGATGTGACCATCACCCCGGCCGAGGC is from Solidesulfovibrio magneticus RS-1 and encodes:
- a CDS encoding PP2C family protein-serine/threonine phosphatase, which produces MENAPDDVRTDARPPRILIVDDETINVETLAWMLKEAGFTPLRAASGPAGRRMAADEQPELIILDIMMPGESGFETCAKLTADPATTDIPIIFISGLDDVENKVRGLKLGAVDYITKPFAREEVLARVKIHIRLRRGLRALLAEQAAKLAQIRDAQQAILVCPDDIPEARFAVRYVPALEAGGDFYDVFPWSETVMVYFVADISGHDLGASFVTSSLKALVRQNANPLYTPVETLKNMNSVLTSFLRDGMHLTASLIFLNRTRSRLTLVSAGHPAAIKVGPDGTVETLACEGDVLGVFESVQCGQIECAVSPGDRLYLYTDGLIERFGPSSRGREQGIAALQDACRQAAVLPLAEAVAAVSAALLPEAGPVQDDVVLMGIEV
- a CDS encoding ATP-binding protein — protein: MFEAQTSPDGRALRFSATLAMLDRAVDEAVAFLASRQAQGSLFDVKLLLREALLNAVLHGSRSDPLRQVTLTLGCADGQLTAVVADQGPGFDWRAAADDPPSPDAESGRGLTIMTLYADDVRYNAAGNQVTLVKAVPGLTGPASAPEAPGDDTDRSPAMYDIRTIDGRTVLTPAGDIVASAADGLRNAVKDLLPGLDGPFAMDLSKVELIDSVGIGLLIAVHNSLSKKGGRLALDHVSPDLAALLRTMRLDKHFSIQPA
- a CDS encoding Hpt domain-containing protein, encoding MDQLDDEILVMFIEDSREHLGNIETALMDMERHGADIDEELVNTVFRAAHSIKGGAGFLNLANIRELAHRLENLLHMIRSRELAPDTRIINQLLTGFDRLLALVELGPQSDAEDIGELLAALSGVAEEHFTTEQRAQAAAKAIIALPGSAAAFEADELSLRQAVHGGKNLYLVEYDLIHDVQARGKTPLDVITTMESSGLIVDCRMELAAVGDLDAPPVNRIPFYVLYASIVEPDIVGYLFALDVSRIHPVDLDALLPPAAAAVPDAPALAPAREFGPWLLTDGRQAAEVRLAPGQLPEAAAAREALLAALAAGRDTLLVWPQAPACDLALLQVLIAAVRSFAARGLALSHGDAPPPALAETVRRAGLVPQDLADAGLPGELFATSFQ